Proteins from a single region of Natrinema amylolyticum:
- a CDS encoding LLM class flavin-dependent oxidoreductase produces MPTRGAVLTSDDEQALAAKTASDVLGLARRAEATGFSSVWVGDSVLAKPRHEPLSTLAAVASETEAVDLGTAVYLPDLRNPVHVAHQAATVDQLSGGRLRLGVGVGIGPDVEAEYANLDRTFRERGARTNELLEIVTELWNGDAVDYNGEYYDLEDASIGFEPVGEVPIYVASAAFDPSDGFPRSIEERLATHGDGWLPIGFGPEQYRDGFGEIAALLEESGRSSDTFRKAIYLDVVIDEDESRAIETARSFYERYYPAWPTLSDDQIRDKGAFGPIETVRETIDAYEAAGVETIAVRFTTDAQRKQLRTFAPLVG; encoded by the coding sequence TTGCCAACGCGGGGTGCGGTCCTGACGAGCGACGACGAACAGGCATTGGCGGCGAAAACGGCGAGCGACGTACTCGGATTAGCGCGCCGGGCCGAAGCGACCGGGTTCAGTTCGGTCTGGGTCGGCGACAGCGTCCTCGCGAAACCGCGTCACGAACCGCTGTCGACGCTCGCAGCCGTCGCGTCGGAAACCGAAGCCGTGGACCTGGGCACCGCCGTCTACTTGCCGGATCTGAGAAATCCGGTCCACGTCGCCCATCAGGCTGCGACAGTGGATCAACTGAGCGGTGGACGACTCCGACTCGGCGTCGGCGTCGGTATCGGACCGGACGTCGAGGCGGAGTACGCGAATCTCGATCGTACCTTCCGCGAACGAGGGGCCAGAACTAACGAGTTACTCGAAATCGTTACTGAACTCTGGAACGGAGACGCCGTCGACTATAACGGGGAGTACTACGATCTCGAGGACGCGAGCATCGGGTTCGAACCGGTCGGCGAGGTGCCGATATACGTCGCCTCAGCGGCGTTCGATCCGTCGGACGGCTTTCCGAGATCGATCGAGGAGCGACTGGCCACACACGGCGACGGCTGGCTCCCAATCGGATTCGGGCCGGAGCAGTATCGCGACGGATTCGGGGAAATCGCAGCCCTGCTCGAGGAGTCCGGACGGTCGAGCGATACGTTCCGCAAGGCGATCTATCTCGACGTGGTCATCGACGAAGACGAGTCCCGTGCGATCGAGACCGCCAGGTCGTTCTACGAACGGTACTATCCGGCCTGGCCGACGCTCTCGGACGACCAAATTCGAGACAAGGGTGCCTTCGGACCGATCGAAACCGTCCGAGAGACGATCGACGCGTACGAAGCCGCCGGCGTTGAGACGATCGCCGTCAGGTTCACGACCGACGCCCAGCGAAAGCAGCTCCGAACGTTCGCTCCACTCGTCGGATAA
- a CDS encoding MBL fold metallo-hydrolase, with amino-acid sequence MPQEVSKPKYRELSDGLYWTQECLPLGTLSELERFDLERWVEPDEDVHGCQNAYLFSDERNLLFDTLTQPNSEHVVELIDELLDGDDLDYLAISHPEANHAGNTFTILEAYPDATLLVPGEAAGYGSGHSAEHELYHIAAETPADVDQVPNEIRYVEPGDSIDLGTHTVEFEAPLFPDHSFTLWMSERTTNTLFTVDWMGFLHQNSNCVKTASELDRDVAVEQVFRFHALAFPWMRFGDTDAIERAVDDVRERFDPDVIAPAHGMVMTEDLDAYLDRFLEAVTALSREGERSNMESKLEYILRPPEVDQ; translated from the coding sequence ATGCCACAGGAGGTATCCAAGCCCAAATACCGAGAACTCAGCGATGGCCTCTACTGGACCCAGGAGTGTCTCCCGCTGGGAACGCTCAGCGAACTGGAACGGTTCGATCTCGAGCGGTGGGTCGAACCTGACGAGGACGTCCACGGTTGTCAAAACGCGTATCTCTTTTCGGACGAGCGGAATCTATTGTTCGATACCCTCACACAACCGAACAGCGAGCACGTCGTGGAACTGATCGACGAGTTGCTCGATGGGGACGATCTCGACTATCTCGCCATCTCGCACCCGGAAGCCAACCACGCCGGCAACACCTTCACGATCCTCGAAGCGTATCCGGATGCGACGCTACTGGTTCCCGGCGAAGCGGCCGGTTACGGAAGCGGACACAGTGCCGAACACGAACTCTATCATATCGCGGCCGAGACGCCGGCGGACGTCGACCAGGTTCCGAACGAGATTCGATACGTTGAACCGGGAGATTCGATCGACCTGGGAACGCACACGGTCGAGTTCGAAGCGCCGCTGTTCCCCGACCACTCGTTTACGCTGTGGATGAGCGAACGAACGACGAACACCCTGTTTACGGTCGATTGGATGGGATTCCTCCACCAAAATTCGAACTGCGTGAAAACCGCGAGCGAACTCGACCGCGACGTCGCGGTCGAACAGGTGTTTCGGTTTCACGCACTGGCGTTTCCGTGGATGCGATTCGGGGATACCGACGCGATCGAACGCGCCGTCGACGACGTCAGAGAGCGGTTCGACCCCGACGTCATCGCTCCGGCCCACGGCATGGTCATGACCGAGGATCTAGACGCGTATCTGGACCGCTTCCTCGAGGCCGTCACGGCGCTGTCTCGCGAAGGTGAACGGAGCAACATGGAGAGCAAACTCGAGTACATACTGCGGCCGCCGGAGGTGGACCAATGA
- a CDS encoding MBL fold metallo-hydrolase, whose translation MTTKLTDDVHWISSCHPDEEYHMHMSEYLIQGEDGTVLVDSGSSHYRDEIIEEIDRLTDGTGPDVVLLTHSTLPHTENVPAFEAKWGEIKTIAATGRYPEIVGLPNAEARQLNRPVEFAGRPLTCIHPLLTDVTVSQWAYDHESGVLFTAEAFGHYHDPGNCELTTAEIDGGVSADHIDDFYLDKLPFIDYLDREKLGNAFEMLFETLDVTYVAPIHGNPVSGEDIDRYVADVLEALEPPEGA comes from the coding sequence ATGACGACGAAACTCACCGACGACGTCCACTGGATCTCGAGTTGCCATCCGGACGAGGAGTACCACATGCACATGTCCGAGTACCTGATCCAGGGCGAGGACGGGACCGTTCTCGTCGACTCGGGATCGAGCCACTACCGCGACGAGATCATCGAAGAGATCGATCGACTCACCGACGGGACCGGGCCGGACGTGGTACTACTCACCCACTCGACGCTCCCCCACACCGAAAACGTTCCCGCGTTCGAAGCGAAGTGGGGCGAGATCAAGACCATTGCCGCCACGGGGCGGTATCCCGAAATCGTCGGTCTGCCGAACGCAGAAGCTCGACAGCTCAACCGGCCGGTCGAGTTCGCCGGCCGGCCGCTCACGTGTATTCACCCGTTGCTCACCGACGTGACGGTCTCTCAGTGGGCGTACGACCACGAGTCGGGCGTCCTGTTCACGGCGGAGGCGTTCGGACACTATCACGACCCCGGGAACTGCGAGTTAACGACGGCCGAAATCGACGGTGGCGTTTCCGCCGACCACATCGACGACTTCTATCTCGACAAACTCCCGTTCATCGATTATCTCGACCGTGAGAAGCTCGGTAACGCCTTCGAAATGCTGTTCGAAACCCTCGACGTGACGTACGTCGCCCCCATCCACGGCAATCCCGTCTCGGGCGAGGATATCGACCGCTACGTCGCTGACGTCCTGGAAGCGCTCGAGCCGCCGGAGGGCGCGTAG